The window TTCTGTCCCTCTTGGGGGggatggataaaaaaattatttcgcatgagaaatctatattttttttatcgtgggATGGTTGGGAGATGAGTGAGAGAACTACAGGGGATTATCCTCATTATTTTGATGCACAGAATGCCACGTGTGCGTGATAAGTAGTTAACGAAAGTTTATTGATGTAATTATTGTATACGCATTTCGTGAATGCAGACATATTTTTGATGACTGTTTAAATTTAAGAGTTTAAGAGGTGAATTGGGTGGGAAATTACGGGGAGTTGTGAGAATGAGAtagagagaattatttttgaagagGGTTATCGGTTTTAAAGGGGACTGGTAGAATAGGATGAATTATTCCTGGGTATTTTCAGACGGGCtgagtgaaattcaattttttctcagtaATTTTCAAAGTATTGTCTTACATTTCAAAATGAGTGCTCACTCGTCAATATCGTATCATTCGTTTAGCAGGTATTAATGATTCTAGTTGAATTTAAACTCCCTTccgcatttttattttttgtggtCAAAACGATGTTTGCCGAACAATAAAACCAGCATTCAGACATCATACCGATATTTCCTCTCCCCCCCTCCAAGTGCAATGACGAAAACTAAGTGCTTTTTGTTACTTGTTAAATATCTATTTCATTGTATTTATAtagttgatttttatttactcttTTTTTAAGGAGTACATTAAGTACAATTAAACTAGATTTACAATGAACCTTGAGGTCGTTGCTATAGAGGTATCACAATTTTGTTCTGCGTGTCAACAATACATTTTAGCGTCCCAAAGGATAGGATACTGCGCAATTTACGataagaaaattataattacaaGCTTATTACTCAGCAAGCAAGAGTGCTGTAGCTTTTATAGAAATAAGTGCTCTCATTTCTCTCCAGGAACGATAAAAAAAGGCcatcctttatttttttttgcaaatttattactattttttatcTAAGATTTGAACTTTGCCAGTCAAAGAAATTAAACGGAAATGATTGGGCCCCGTTTTACGTGCCCAGCTAATTTGAGATGACGATTTTAATATAGTAGGACTCGATGTACCACGATATAACTGTTTTAATTGGAATTCtaacttgaaaaatatgttgAGAATAAGCTGGACACAATCGTTAGTCACCAGGGGTGCCTTAGATTAGAGTAGGTTATGGTGGAGCAATGCAGGACAGTGGAATATTTGTTGGTATTGTATAAAATGAGTTTAATCACTCTTGTCACTCCTAACTATCTCCAAAGTTATGATGAAGAGAACACGAGGCAATGGCCCATTACCCAAGAGGTAACTGTAAATAATTTCGGACGAGAGTGATCAATAGACAGTATAAGGCAATGACAACTTTGATGATCATGTTGTCCATATTATTTCACCAATCACACTATTGTATTTTAAGTTTCTCTGCAACAAAATGGAGTTgccattttaatgaattattttgatgCTCTAGAGGTGAGAAATAATCATCGTAATTGTGAACTaactttgtgatttttttttctttttcgtggATTAATTACGGTGATTGTTCGAAGAGGTGTTGATAATGTATGAGGATTCCATGAAATGTAATAATTATGTTCAGAGAATTAAAGAAACATACTGTGCTATCTCTTTGGGTTTTTGGTGCTTTAtttgggagagagagagagagcgaaaGAGGTTAGGGATTTATTAATCTTTTCAGTTCATCTTCCAATGCATTATGAGGTTTATGGTGTTGCTTGATGGAATTATTAGATGAGGTAAGACTTTCGATAAGTGGATTCTCCATACATCTGACTTTTAGGCGATGTGCACAGTCAATACACCATCATTATcccattttattattctacACTGGGGTATTAGTTAGAAATGAAGATTACCCAGTGGGAGAGGGAGCAATCCTTTACCTGAGGATTGGAGTTTATTTTCTGGGCTTTGTGTATTTCAGGTGGGAAGAGGGCACTGGGAATTTATTTACTATTGTTTTCAGTCAGGAGTTAATAGCAAGGTGTGTCCAAGCCCTCGCATTCCTCGacgaatttaccaggtgctgGGAAACTATTTAGATAGGTCGATTCTCCCTCCATGCGATTTCTAGGCGCCTCGTACTTGCCCTTCTGTGCCCAGGGGAGGGGCACCTTTGGCTCCAAGTTCCAGATTTTGAAGGAGAGTTTGTTTACTGTGTCGGTCTCTAATTTCGATGTTGGTCTGTTGGTGAAAATAGAAAGAGCATGCCCTTAACAATCGATTAAACAAAATTTCACTGTATTTCTCAGTTCCGTGGGAAATAGAATTCTACAACTCATTTTGATTTATGGTTACGGTTTTCcgtgcaataaaaattcattacgtGTTATATCGACTCTGAGGCTTGAAGCTCTCAAGAGGTGTGACTCTTCCTGGATTCATGTAGGAGAATTGTGAGGTCGTCGAAGCCTCCAGAGGAGCTTTGGAATTGCGAATATTATCAGAGGGAATAATCGCCGACGGTTTATCCGACATTTTAGGCGCAAAATCATCGCGATTCGTCGTGTTCGAGGGAATCTGTCCTTGTACACTCAGGATGCTCTTCGTGTTCGGACGGATGGGAGTTCTTTTCTCGCCGAGAACCAGTTGATAACTCAGCTACAATTAGTTCACTTTTATTACCTTAGTAATTATCCTCCAACCATATTCGAAGATTTTCATCTCGAGATATTTCGCGTTCTAATTAAATTAGATATATGCTGTTAAACCTTTGAAGTAGTGTCATGAGACATTTTCTCCTGGGACAGAGCGATGTTCCTGCAGGGAATTACAGGGGCAACGCGTTCGTTCTTGTAAGCTTTGAAGAACTCGTTGTAGAGGGTATTCCCAGTGAAGGTTTCGTCGTCTCCTTGGATCAGGTTTTTATTACCCACTGGGACAATAGCCTTCTCCCTCATAGGGGCTTCAGGACTAGTGTAGAAACTGTTCGAGTAAGTTGTGCAGTTGTCCATTGTTACATTCGATCGACTAAAGGATGAAGAGATCAAATCGATCGATATTCAAGGCATTAATACTTCCACTTGCATTTCTTCATAGAAAAATGGTTAAAAAACTGCGATTGACCTACACATATTTCGGCTTCATAGCCCATGGATAGACCTCCCTCTGGTGAACTTGGACCGGTTGATAGCTCAGCTTCGAGGTCGTCTCGTCCGAGAGCCTCACCTCAGGCTCGCAGTACCTGTTTACGGGTTTGAAGTTCTGAACTTGTTCAATTGGTCTGGGAGCCATGTAAGAGCAACCACTGGTCGTTCCCCCGTCGAATCGAGCAGAAGGGGTTCTTATATTCCCGCACGGAACTATGAGGTGAGCCTTGTCGATGTACTTCGCGCAGAAGTCCTGTTTCACCGTTGTCATCGTTTGCATGGGCCCTTGGAACATGTTTCTCCTGTTGATTGAATCGTTAGTGCACAATTTAATTGT of the Diachasmimorpha longicaudata isolate KC_UGA_2023 chromosome 13, iyDiaLong2, whole genome shotgun sequence genome contains:
- the LOC135168840 gene encoding uncharacterized protein LOC135168840 is translated as MEVIPVTTRVLEKPSTPYYRPKGCPPPRPGGKCRNYYVQPPRVQSFAPKRAFCPPEVRLDTKTTYDSSYLNVNGDKNRRLPFRPTQNLHTSDEKFHDGTTSRISYQPVWEVVKATPVLPQQRRNMFQGPMQTMTTVKQDFCAKYIDKAHLIVPCGNIRTPSARFDGGTTSGCSYMAPRPIEQVQNFKPVNRYCEPEVRLSDETTSKLSYQPVQVHQREVYPWAMKPKYVRSNVTMDNCTTYSNSFYTSPEAPMREKAIVPVGNKNLIQGDDETFTGNTLYNEFFKAYKNERVAPVIPCRNIALSQEKMSHDTTSKLSYQLVLGEKRTPIRPNTKSILSVQGQIPSNTTNRDDFAPKMSDKPSAIIPSDNIRNSKAPLEASTTSQFSYMNPGRVTPLESFKPQSRYNTPTSKLETDTVNKLSFKIWNLEPKVPLPWAQKGKYEAPRNRMEGESTYLNSFPAPGKFVEECEGLDTPCY